From Candidatus Neomarinimicrobiota bacterium:
CCGGCTGTCTAAAACGGCGGGCCTGCGCCGGCTGGATGAGCGGCGGCCGCTCTTTCGTATTCTATGAACCCTCTATCGGACTCCAGCTCACCCTGCCTAACGGAGCTTACCCCCCATCTCCCGTGAGCTAGTGTAATCATGCCCCCTACTTCTACCACCCATTTGCCTTGTTTGAAACCGACGCTGGCTTCTAAATTTCGGGGCTTTTTCATAGTCCCTCTGACGAGCATTAACCGGTATATGATCTCAGCAATTCATCGAGAATATTATGACGTCCTTCAGGAATTTGGCCATCCGATTATTTGACCGGGACACCGACGTCAAGGGAGGCGAGGCCGCGCTTGCCCGGCTGAAAGAAAACCTGGGGCGCGAATATCCCTTGATCATCGGCGATAATACTTACACCAACGAGCGCAAGCTTAAAACCTCAAACCCCTCCGATCCGTCCCAGTATCTCGCCGTTTTTCAGAAAGCCACCCGGGAACAGACCGGTGAGGCCATCGAGCTGGCTCATGCGACCTTTAACTCTTGGAAGCGCACCTCAGCCCGAGAGCGGGCCGACATTCTCCTGCGGACGGCCGAGATCCTGCGACGGCGGCGGGATGAGGCCGTAGCCACCATGGTACTGGAAGCCGGGAAAAACTGGATCGAGGCGGATGCTGATCTCGCCGAGGCAGTAGATTTTCTGGAATTCTATGCCCGGGAAGCCCTCCGTTATGCCGAACCGCAACCGGTGACACCCTTTGAGGGCGAAGAGCCGGAGCTGTTCTACATCCCACTGGGCGTGGGCGCGGTCATCTCGCCATGGAACTTCCCTATTGCTATCCTCAGCGGCATGACCTCCGCCGCTATAGTCACCGGGAACACCGTGGTTCTCAAACCGGCCAGCGATACGCCCCTCACAGGCCACCTGTTGGTGGAGGCCCTGGCAGAGGCGGGTCTTCCCAAAGGAGTCCTTACCTACCTCACCGGCAGCGGGGCTGAAATCGGGGACTTTATTGTAGAACACCCACAGGTGCGCTTTATCGCTTTCACTGGAAGCATGGAAGTGGGCCTGGGCATCAACGAACGGGCCGCCAAAGTAGCCCCGGGCCAGATCTGGATCAAGCGGGTGATTGTCGAGATGGGCGGCAAGGACGCCATTATCGTCGACAGTGACGCCGACCTGAAGGCAGCCGTGGAAGGGATCGTTGCCTCCGCGTTCGGCTTCCAGGGTCAAAAGTGCTCCGCCTGCTCCCGACTAATCGTCCACGAACAAATCTACGAACCGCTCATGGAACAATTAGTGGCCCGGACCAAAACCATTACAGTGGGACCCCCGGAAGACCGCACAAACTTTATGGGCCCGGTTATCAATCAGGCCGCACTGGACAAAATCATCTCCTACGTCGAGATCGGTCGCAAAGAAGGCCACCTGCTGACAGGCGGCAACCAGATCGGTGACACCGGCTATTTCTTTGAGCCTACTATTATTGAAGACATACCGCCGGATTCAAGGCTCGCCCAGGAGGAAATCTTCGGTCCGGTGCTGGCAG
This genomic window contains:
- the pruA gene encoding L-glutamate gamma-semialdehyde dehydrogenase, with amino-acid sequence MTSFRNLAIRLFDRDTDVKGGEAALARLKENLGREYPLIIGDNTYTNERKLKTSNPSDPSQYLAVFQKATREQTGEAIELAHATFNSWKRTSARERADILLRTAEILRRRRDEAVATMVLEAGKNWIEADADLAEAVDFLEFYAREALRYAEPQPVTPFEGEEPELFYIPLGVGAVISPWNFPIAILSGMTSAAIVTGNTVVLKPASDTPLTGHLLVEALAEAGLPKGVLTYLTGSGAEIGDFIVEHPQVRFIAFTGSMEVGLGINERAAKVAPGQIWIKRVIVEMGGKDAIIVDSDADLKAAVEGIVASAFGFQGQKCSACSRLIVHEQIYEPLMEQLVARTKTITVGPPEDRTNFMGPVINQAALDKIISYVEIGRKEGHLLTGGNQIGDTGYFFEPTIIEDIPPDSRLAQEEIFGPVLAVLKARDFDEALAIANNTIYGLTGSVYGRNPDHLNKARAVFHVGNLYFNRKCTGALVGVHPFGGFNMSGTDSKAGGTDYLGLFLQAKSVSRKL